The following coding sequences are from one Kosakonia sp. H02 window:
- the osmV gene encoding osmoprotectant ABC transporter ATP-binding protein OsmV: MITLENLTKQFTQKNGQTFKAVDNVNLTVPEGEMCVLLGPSGCGKTTTLKMINRLIAPSSGTILINGKDTNEMDTVTLRRNIGYVIQQIGLFPNMTIEENITVVPRMLGWDKARCKSRAEELMEMVAMDAKKFLHRYPREMSGGQQQRIGVIRALAADPPVLLMDEPFGAVDPINREVIQNQFLEMQRKLKKTVMLVSHDIDEALKLGDRIAVFRQGRIVQCASPDELLAKPANEFVGSFVGQDRTLKRLLLVSAGDVTDQQPTITVRESTAAAEAYALMDDNDMRAVTVVDSAGKPLGFVKRREAKNAAGDCAGLLHPFRITGKAEDNLRVVLSRLYESNTSWMPIVDEEGRYNGEISQDYIAEYLSSGKTRRVLNIHSES; the protein is encoded by the coding sequence ATGATTACACTGGAAAATCTGACCAAACAATTTACACAGAAAAACGGCCAGACCTTTAAAGCCGTCGACAATGTCAATCTGACTGTGCCGGAAGGTGAAATGTGCGTCCTGCTCGGCCCGTCCGGCTGTGGCAAAACCACGACGCTTAAGATGATTAACCGCCTGATTGCGCCAAGCAGCGGCACGATTTTAATCAACGGCAAAGACACCAACGAGATGGATACCGTGACTCTGCGTCGCAATATCGGTTATGTCATTCAGCAAATCGGTCTGTTTCCCAATATGACCATTGAAGAGAACATTACCGTGGTGCCGCGCATGCTGGGCTGGGATAAAGCACGCTGTAAAAGCCGCGCCGAAGAGTTGATGGAGATGGTGGCGATGGATGCGAAAAAATTCCTGCATCGCTATCCGCGTGAGATGTCCGGCGGCCAGCAGCAGCGTATTGGTGTGATCCGCGCGCTGGCAGCGGATCCGCCGGTATTGCTGATGGATGAACCGTTCGGCGCAGTCGACCCGATCAACCGTGAAGTTATTCAGAACCAGTTCCTCGAGATGCAGCGTAAGCTGAAAAAGACGGTGATGCTGGTGAGCCACGATATTGACGAAGCGCTGAAGCTTGGCGATCGCATCGCGGTGTTCCGCCAGGGGCGCATCGTTCAGTGCGCCAGCCCTGATGAGCTGCTGGCGAAACCGGCGAATGAATTTGTCGGCTCCTTTGTCGGCCAGGACCGCACATTGAAACGCCTGTTGCTGGTTTCCGCTGGTGACGTGACCGATCAACAGCCAACCATTACTGTGCGCGAATCGACTGCTGCGGCCGAAGCCTATGCGTTAATGGATGATAACGATATGCGCGCGGTGACAGTGGTGGATAGCGCGGGCAAACCGTTGGGCTTTGTTAAACGTCGTGAAGCGAAAAACGCCGCTGGCGATTGCGCCGGCTTGCTGCACCCGTTCCGTATTACCGGCAAAGCCGAAGACAACCTGCGCGTGGTGCTTTCGCGACTTTATGAAAGCAACACCAGCTGGATGCCGATCGTCGATGAAGAGGGTCGTTATAACGGCGAGATTTCGCAGGATTATATTGCGGAATATTTAAGCTCCGGCAAAACACGCCGGGTGCTGAATATTCATAGCGAGAGTTAA
- the osmW gene encoding osmoprotectant ABC transporter permease OsmW, with amino-acid sequence MDTIHYMMENAGYLASLTFQHLWLVLLAVGLAIVIGVPLGILIVRHKWLATPVLSLATLVLTIPSIALFGLMIPLFSLVGHGIGALPAITAVFLYSLLPIVRNTHTALDNLPPGLREAGRGIGMTFWQRLRWVEIPMALPVIFGGIRTAVVMNIGVMAIAAVIGAGGLGLLLLNGIGGSDIRMLIAGALMICLLAIVLDWLLHRLQIVLTPKGIR; translated from the coding sequence ATGGACACGATTCATTACATGATGGAAAACGCGGGCTATCTGGCGAGCCTCACCTTCCAGCACCTGTGGCTGGTGCTGCTGGCGGTCGGGCTGGCGATTGTTATTGGCGTACCGCTGGGCATTTTAATTGTTCGCCATAAATGGCTGGCGACACCGGTGTTGAGCCTGGCGACATTAGTGCTGACTATCCCGTCGATTGCCCTGTTCGGGCTAATGATCCCGCTGTTTTCGCTGGTCGGCCACGGTATTGGTGCCCTGCCCGCCATCACGGCGGTGTTTCTCTACTCGCTGCTGCCGATTGTGCGTAACACCCATACCGCGCTGGACAACTTGCCGCCCGGTCTGCGTGAAGCGGGTCGTGGCATCGGCATGACCTTCTGGCAACGCCTGCGCTGGGTGGAGATCCCGATGGCGCTGCCGGTGATTTTTGGCGGTATTCGTACCGCAGTAGTGATGAATATTGGCGTGATGGCGATTGCCGCCGTGATCGGCGCAGGCGGCCTGGGGCTGCTGTTGCTGAACGGCATCGGCGGCAGCGACATCCGTATGTTAATTGCCGGGGCGTTGATGATTTGCTTGCTGGCTATTGTGCTCGACTGGTTATTGCACCGCTTACAAATTGTGCTGACGCCGAAGGGGATTCGATAA
- the osmX gene encoding osmoprotectant ABC transporter substrate-binding protein OsmX — protein sequence MKRLTQLLGCLAAAALFSASAHAAPLILATKSFTEQHILSALTVQYLQKRGFQVQPQTNIATVISRNAMINKQIDMTWEYTGTSLIIFNHINKRMTPEESYETVKRLDAKHGLIWLKPADMNNTYAFAMQRKRAEAEHITTMSQMVAKIEQIRKTDPKNNWLLGLDLEFAGRSDGMKPLQQAYGMELDRPQIRQMDPGLVYNAIRDGFVDAGLVYTTDGRLKGFDLKTLEDDKGFFPSYAVTPVVRKDTLEANPGLEEALNTLTGQLNNEVIISLNAKVDIDHQTPQQVARDFLREKGLL from the coding sequence ATGAAACGACTCACCCAACTGCTGGGCTGCCTTGCCGCTGCGGCGCTGTTTTCCGCCAGCGCCCACGCCGCGCCGCTGATCCTGGCGACCAAGAGTTTTACCGAGCAACACATTCTTTCCGCCCTGACGGTGCAGTATCTGCAAAAGAGAGGGTTTCAGGTCCAGCCGCAAACCAATATCGCCACGGTTATCTCCCGCAATGCGATGATCAATAAACAGATTGATATGACATGGGAGTACACCGGTACATCACTGATTATTTTTAACCACATTAATAAACGCATGACGCCGGAAGAGTCTTACGAGACGGTGAAACGCCTCGATGCGAAACACGGTTTGATATGGCTGAAACCGGCGGACATGAACAACACTTACGCGTTCGCCATGCAGCGCAAACGTGCCGAAGCGGAACATATCACCACCATGTCGCAAATGGTGGCGAAGATTGAACAGATCCGCAAAACCGACCCGAAAAACAACTGGCTGCTGGGGCTGGATCTGGAGTTTGCCGGGCGCAGCGACGGCATGAAGCCGTTGCAGCAAGCCTACGGTATGGAGCTGGATCGCCCGCAAATTCGTCAGATGGACCCCGGACTGGTCTATAACGCCATTCGCGACGGCTTTGTCGATGCCGGGCTGGTATACACCACCGATGGCCGCCTGAAAGGGTTCGATTTGAAAACCCTGGAAGATGATAAAGGCTTTTTCCCGAGCTACGCGGTAACGCCAGTGGTGCGTAAAGATACGCTGGAGGCCAATCCGGGTTTAGAAGAGGCGCTGAATACGCTTACCGGGCAGTTGAATAACGAGGTGATTATTTCCCTTAACGCCAAAGTCGATATCGATCACCAGACGCCGCAGCAGGTCGCCCGCGACTTTCTGCGTGAGAAAGGGTTGCTGTAA
- the osmY gene encoding osmoprotectant ABC transporter permease OsmY has translation MHTSMLTRALLFIAGIVVVLALITWGVGLETIKARQVDLVYLGQQHLILVFSSMFFALLVGIPSGIALSRPAARGVAEYVMQIFNVGNTLPPLAVLALAMVVIGIGDTPAIIALFLASLLPIVRNTYAGLCSVPSSLMEAANGIGMTKWQRLRQVEIPNALPVILSGVRIATAINVGTAPLAFLIGASSYGELIFPGIYLNDFPTLILGAAATALFALILDTLLAALGRFLSPHTA, from the coding sequence ATGCACACATCCATGCTTACCCGCGCACTGTTATTTATCGCCGGGATTGTCGTTGTTCTGGCATTAATTACCTGGGGCGTTGGCCTGGAGACGATCAAAGCTCGCCAGGTCGATTTGGTTTATCTCGGGCAACAGCACCTGATTCTGGTGTTCAGCTCCATGTTCTTTGCTCTGCTGGTGGGGATCCCGAGCGGTATCGCCCTGAGCCGCCCCGCTGCGCGCGGCGTCGCGGAATACGTGATGCAAATCTTTAACGTCGGTAACACGCTGCCACCGCTGGCGGTACTGGCGCTGGCGATGGTGGTTATCGGTATCGGCGATACGCCAGCGATTATCGCGCTGTTCCTCGCCTCGCTGCTGCCCATCGTGCGTAACACGTATGCCGGACTTTGCTCGGTTCCCTCGTCGCTTATGGAGGCGGCGAACGGCATCGGCATGACCAAATGGCAGCGTCTGCGCCAGGTAGAAATCCCCAATGCGTTACCGGTTATTCTCTCCGGCGTACGTATTGCAACGGCGATTAATGTCGGTACCGCGCCGCTGGCGTTCCTGATTGGAGCCAGCAGCTACGGCGAACTGATTTTCCCTGGCATCTATTTGAACGACTTCCCGACGTTGATTTTAGGCGCGGCCGCCACGGCGCTGTTCGCCCTGATCCTCGACACTTTGCTGGCGGCGCTGGGCCGCTTCCTGAGCCCGCACACGGCCTGA
- the dmsD gene encoding Tat proofreading chaperone DmsD has translation MTVQTRESFIFTARVLGALFYYPPDSETCAPLVAAFTQNEWMEHWPLAQNDLAPLAKSFAAHSDEPLKNAWQRLFIGPWALPAPPWGSVWLDKESVLFGDSTLALRQWMRDNNIAFETRQNEPEDHIGTLLLLAAWLAEQGNTQACDQLLAWHLLPWSGRFLSELRDNAQHPFWQALAGLTQLTLAQWQSHLLIPVAQKPLFR, from the coding sequence ATGACTGTACAAACCCGCGAATCCTTTATTTTTACCGCCCGCGTACTGGGTGCGCTGTTTTACTATCCGCCGGATAGCGAGACGTGCGCGCCGCTGGTGGCCGCATTTACGCAAAATGAGTGGATGGAACACTGGCCGCTGGCGCAAAACGACCTGGCACCCCTGGCTAAGAGTTTTGCGGCGCATAGCGATGAGCCGCTAAAAAATGCCTGGCAACGCCTGTTTATTGGCCCGTGGGCATTGCCCGCACCGCCGTGGGGGTCGGTCTGGCTGGATAAAGAAAGCGTATTGTTTGGCGATTCGACCCTGGCGCTACGCCAGTGGATGCGCGATAACAATATCGCGTTTGAAACCCGGCAAAACGAGCCGGAAGATCACATCGGCACCCTGCTGCTGCTGGCAGCCTGGTTGGCGGAGCAAGGCAATACACAGGCCTGCGATCAACTGCTGGCCTGGCATTTGCTGCCGTGGTCTGGCCGTTTTCTCAGTGAACTGCGCGATAATGCGCAGCACCCTTTCTGGCAGGCACTGGCCGGGCTGACTCAGCTTACGCTGGCGCAATGGCAATCCCATCTGTTGATTCCCGTGGCACAAAAACCGCTGTTTCGTTAA
- a CDS encoding dimethyl sulfoxide reductase anchor subunit family protein, producing MGNGWHEWPLVLFTVLGQCVAGGLIVTGLVWMTSQDDRVGQVRIVRSQFFLWVLMGIGFIASMMHLGSPLRAFNSLNRIGASSLSNEIAAGSLFFAVGGFWWLLSWLGKMPAALGRTWLIVSMVLGVLFVWAMTRVYQIDTVPTWHNGYTTAAFFLTMLTGGPLLAALLLRLAGMRFPASRFAAISIAALVASIAVVMLQSMQLGETHSSVQQAVALVPDYGLLQVVRLVLVALGLGCWICPLVMRRQPQITSLLAGVVLVTAGELIGRGLFYGLHMTVGVAVA from the coding sequence ATGGGAAACGGATGGCATGAATGGCCGCTGGTTCTGTTTACGGTGCTCGGCCAGTGCGTGGCGGGCGGATTGATTGTTACTGGCCTGGTGTGGATGACCAGCCAGGACGATCGCGTGGGTCAGGTGCGCATTGTCCGCAGCCAGTTTTTCCTCTGGGTGCTGATGGGCATTGGCTTTATCGCCTCGATGATGCACCTCGGCTCGCCGCTGCGTGCGTTTAACTCCCTTAACCGCATCGGTGCATCATCGCTGAGTAACGAAATCGCCGCCGGTTCGCTGTTTTTCGCCGTCGGTGGCTTCTGGTGGCTGCTGAGCTGGCTCGGCAAAATGCCTGCCGCGCTGGGCCGCACCTGGCTGATTGTCAGCATGGTGCTCGGCGTGCTGTTTGTCTGGGCGATGACGCGGGTTTATCAGATTGATACCGTGCCAACCTGGCATAACGGCTATACCACTGCCGCGTTCTTCCTGACCATGCTGACGGGCGGGCCGTTGCTGGCGGCGCTGCTGCTGCGCCTGGCCGGAATGCGCTTTCCGGCGTCCCGCTTTGCGGCGATCAGCATTGCCGCGCTGGTGGCGAGTATTGCAGTGGTGATGTTGCAAAGCATGCAGCTTGGCGAAACCCATAGCTCAGTGCAACAGGCAGTGGCATTAGTACCGGATTACGGCCTGTTGCAGGTTGTACGTCTGGTGCTGGTGGCGCTCGGTCTGGGCTGCTGGATCTGCCCGCTGGTGATGCGCAGGCAACCGCAGATAACCAGCCTGCTGGCGGGCGTCGTGCTGGTGACCGCCGGGGAGTTGATTGGACGCGGCCTGTTTTATGGGCTGCATATGACTGTTGGCGTCGCCGTTGCTTAA
- a CDS encoding DMSO/selenate family reductase complex B subunit: MTTQYGFFIDSARCTGCKTCELACKDYKDLSPDVSFRRVYEYAGGNWQEDNGIWHQNVFAYYLSISCNHCEDPACTKVCPSGAMHKREDGFVVVDEDVCIGCRYCHMACPYGAPQYNAAKGHMTKCDGCHDRVADGKKPICVESCPLRALDFGPIEELRKKHGTLAAVAPFPAAHFTKPNIVIKPNANSRPTGDTTGYLANPQEV; encoded by the coding sequence ATGACAACCCAGTATGGATTTTTTATTGATTCCGCCCGGTGCACCGGTTGTAAAACCTGCGAACTGGCCTGTAAAGATTACAAAGACTTATCCCCGGATGTCAGTTTCCGCCGCGTGTACGAATACGCCGGAGGCAACTGGCAGGAAGATAACGGCATCTGGCATCAGAACGTCTTTGCCTACTATCTCTCCATCTCCTGTAACCATTGCGAAGATCCGGCCTGCACCAAAGTATGTCCGAGTGGCGCCATGCATAAGCGCGAAGACGGCTTTGTAGTGGTGGACGAAGATGTCTGCATCGGCTGTCGCTACTGCCATATGGCCTGCCCGTACGGCGCGCCGCAATACAATGCGGCAAAAGGCCATATGACCAAGTGCGACGGCTGCCACGATCGCGTCGCGGACGGTAAAAAACCGATCTGCGTCGAGTCCTGCCCGCTGCGCGCGCTGGACTTTGGCCCGATCGAGGAGTTGCGTAAAAAACACGGCACGCTTGCTGCTGTTGCGCCCTTCCCGGCGGCGCACTTTACCAAGCCGAATATTGTCATCAAACCCAACGCCAATAGCCGCCCGACGGGAGATACCACCGGCTACCTGGCAAATCCTCAGGAGGTGTGA
- the ynfE gene encoding selenate/tellurate reductase subunit YnfE: protein MSEAEHSGGISRRTLVKSTALGSLALAAGSFSLPFGMRSAAAAVQQAMQPAPDKVVWGACSVNCGSRCALRLHVRDDEVYWVETDNTGEDIYGNHQVRACLRGRSIRRRINHPDRLNYPMKRVGKRGEGKFERITWDEALDTIANSLKGVVQKYGNEAVYINYSSGIVGGNITRSSPSASIIARLMAMYGGFLNQYGTYSTAQIACAMPYTYGSNEGNSTSDIENTKLVVMFGNNPAETRMSGGGITYFLEQARERSNARMIVIDPRYTDTAAGREDEWVPIRPGTDAALVAGMAWVLINENLVDQPFLDKYCVGYDEKTLPADAPANGHYKAYILGQGDDGIAKTPQWASHITGIPADKIIKLAREIGTAKPAYICQGWGPQRQANGELTSRAIAMLPILTGNVGINGGNSGARESTYTITIERMPMPANPVKTSISCFTWTDAIDHGPEMTATRDGVRGKDKLDVPIKFIWNYAGNTITNQHGDINHTHDVLQDDSKCEMIVVIENFMTSSAMYADILLPDLMTVEQEDIIPNDYAGNMGYLIFLQPVTAPKFERKGIYWITSEIARRLGPDIYQQFTEGRTQEEWLKYLYAKMVDKDPQLPSYEELKAMGIYKRKDPNGHFVAYKKFRDDPEANPLKTPSGKIEVYSSKLANIASTWELQKDEVISPLPVYASTFEGWDDPAREKFPLQLFGFHYKARTHSSYGNIDVLKEACRQEVWINPIDAERRGIAHGDMVRVFNDRGEVRIAAKVTPRIMPGVSAMGQGAWHQANMDGDRVDHGGCMNTLTTHRPSPLAKGNPQHTNLVDIQKV from the coding sequence ATGTCCGAAGCAGAACACAGCGGAGGGATCAGCCGCCGAACGCTGGTGAAATCCACCGCGTTAGGGTCGCTGGCGCTGGCAGCAGGCAGTTTTTCTCTCCCGTTTGGCATGCGCTCCGCCGCTGCCGCAGTACAACAGGCGATGCAGCCCGCGCCGGATAAAGTGGTGTGGGGAGCCTGTTCGGTAAACTGTGGTAGCCGCTGCGCATTGCGTTTGCATGTGCGCGACGACGAAGTCTACTGGGTAGAAACCGACAACACTGGCGAGGATATTTACGGCAATCACCAGGTTCGCGCCTGTTTGCGCGGGCGCTCTATTCGCCGACGCATCAATCACCCGGATCGCCTTAACTACCCGATGAAACGCGTGGGTAAACGCGGCGAAGGCAAGTTTGAGCGCATCACCTGGGATGAAGCTCTCGATACCATTGCCAACAGCCTGAAAGGCGTGGTGCAAAAATACGGTAACGAAGCGGTTTACATTAACTACTCATCCGGCATTGTCGGCGGCAACATTACCCGCTCTTCCCCTTCCGCCTCTATCATCGCCCGCCTGATGGCGATGTACGGCGGCTTTCTCAATCAGTACGGCACATACAGCACCGCACAAATCGCCTGCGCCATGCCCTACACCTATGGCTCCAACGAAGGCAACAGCACCTCGGATATCGAAAACACCAAACTGGTGGTGATGTTCGGTAATAACCCGGCGGAAACCCGCATGAGCGGCGGCGGCATCACTTATTTTCTGGAACAGGCGCGCGAGCGCTCCAATGCACGGATGATTGTCATTGACCCGCGTTATACCGACACCGCCGCCGGGCGTGAAGATGAATGGGTGCCGATTCGTCCCGGCACTGATGCCGCATTAGTCGCCGGTATGGCCTGGGTCCTGATCAACGAAAATCTCGTTGACCAGCCATTCCTCGATAAATATTGCGTCGGCTACGATGAAAAAACTCTGCCCGCCGATGCGCCCGCCAACGGTCACTACAAAGCGTATATTCTCGGCCAGGGCGATGACGGCATTGCGAAAACACCGCAGTGGGCGTCGCACATCACCGGGATTCCCGCCGATAAGATCATCAAACTGGCGCGTGAAATTGGCACTGCCAAACCAGCTTATATCTGCCAGGGCTGGGGGCCGCAACGCCAGGCAAACGGCGAGCTGACCTCCCGCGCCATTGCTATGCTGCCAATCCTCACGGGCAACGTTGGCATTAACGGCGGCAACAGCGGCGCGCGTGAATCCACTTACACCATCACCATTGAACGTATGCCGATGCCGGCGAACCCGGTGAAAACGTCCATCTCCTGTTTCACCTGGACGGATGCCATTGACCACGGCCCGGAAATGACCGCAACGCGCGATGGTGTACGCGGCAAAGATAAGCTCGATGTGCCCATTAAGTTCATCTGGAACTATGCCGGTAACACCATTACCAACCAGCATGGCGATATCAACCACACCCATGACGTTCTGCAAGATGACAGCAAGTGCGAAATGATTGTGGTGATTGAGAATTTCATGACCTCTTCAGCGATGTATGCCGACATTCTGCTGCCGGATTTGATGACCGTCGAACAGGAAGACATCATTCCGAACGATTATGCCGGGAACATGGGCTACCTGATTTTCCTCCAGCCGGTAACGGCACCGAAATTCGAGCGTAAAGGCATTTACTGGATAACCAGCGAAATCGCCCGCCGCCTCGGGCCGGATATTTATCAGCAGTTCACCGAAGGCCGCACGCAAGAAGAGTGGCTGAAGTATCTGTACGCCAAAATGGTGGACAAAGATCCGCAACTGCCCTCCTATGAAGAGCTGAAAGCGATGGGCATTTATAAGCGCAAAGATCCGAACGGCCATTTTGTCGCCTATAAAAAATTCCGCGACGACCCCGAAGCCAACCCGCTGAAAACGCCGTCCGGCAAAATTGAGGTTTACTCCAGCAAACTGGCGAACATTGCCAGCACCTGGGAGCTGCAAAAAGACGAAGTGATAAGCCCGCTACCGGTGTATGCCTCCACCTTTGAAGGCTGGGACGATCCGGCGCGCGAGAAATTCCCGCTGCAACTTTTCGGTTTTCACTATAAAGCCCGCACGCACTCCAGCTACGGCAACATTGATGTGCTGAAAGAGGCTTGCCGTCAGGAAGTGTGGATCAACCCGATTGATGCCGAGCGGCGCGGTATCGCCCACGGCGATATGGTGCGCGTGTTCAACGATCGCGGCGAAGTGCGCATTGCGGCCAAAGTGACGCCGCGCATTATGCCGGGCGTCAGCGCCATGGGTCAGGGAGCGTGGCATCAGGCCAATATGGACGGCGATCGCGTCGATCATGGCGGCTGTATGAATACGCTGACCACGCACCGTCCTTCGCCGCTGGCGAAAGGTAATCCGCAGCACACCAACCTGGTCGATATTCAAAAGGTTTGA
- a CDS encoding DUF1161 domain-containing protein, with product MQYSRWLCCVLLVGSVPAFAAPDSCERVKTDIQQKIINNGVPESGFELTIVPNDQADQAGAQVVGHCANDTYKILYTRNSGATPSNETTNGNQ from the coding sequence ATGCAATATTCACGTTGGCTGTGCTGTGTACTGCTGGTGGGTTCTGTTCCTGCATTTGCCGCGCCGGATTCATGCGAACGGGTTAAAACAGATATCCAGCAAAAAATCATCAATAATGGTGTCCCGGAGTCAGGCTTTGAGTTAACCATCGTGCCAAACGACCAGGCCGATCAGGCTGGCGCACAGGTCGTGGGCCATTGCGCTAATGACACCTACAAAATTCTCTATACCCGCAACAGCGGTGCAACCCCGTCGAACGAAACAACTAACGGCAATCAGTAA
- a CDS encoding YnfC family lipoprotein gives MKKQLLLVSLAVLLAGCDEKKGPVSFTPEMASFSNEFDFDPLRGAVKEFSQTLLNEKGEVTKRVSGTMSKEGCFDTLELHDLENNSGVSLVLDANYYLEADTQEKRLRLQGKCQLAEFPSAGVTWDTDDKGFIVRASGKDMEVTYRYDDEGYPLGKSTTSKDMHLNVASTPSTDKHKKLDYTSISTLNDKPLSKVKQTCDYDSHDNPVSCGLEIVDESVTPQVTHKYNIKNTIEYY, from the coding sequence TTGAAAAAACAGTTATTACTTGTCTCTCTGGCCGTGCTGTTGGCCGGGTGTGATGAGAAGAAAGGTCCCGTATCGTTCACGCCAGAGATGGCGAGTTTTTCAAATGAATTTGATTTTGATCCGCTGCGCGGCGCAGTCAAAGAGTTTAGCCAGACGCTGCTCAATGAGAAGGGCGAAGTGACGAAGCGCGTCAGCGGCACGATGTCGAAAGAGGGCTGTTTTGATACGCTCGAACTCCACGATCTGGAGAATAACAGCGGCGTATCGCTGGTGCTGGATGCCAACTATTATCTCGAAGCGGACACCCAGGAAAAACGGCTGCGTTTGCAGGGAAAATGCCAGTTGGCCGAATTCCCGTCAGCAGGTGTCACCTGGGATACGGATGACAAAGGTTTTATCGTGCGCGCTTCCGGCAAAGATATGGAAGTGACCTACCGCTACGATGACGAAGGTTATCCGTTGGGAAAATCCACCACCTCGAAAGATATGCACCTGAACGTTGCGTCCACGCCGTCAACGGATAAGCACAAAAAGCTCGATTACACGTCGATCAGCACCTTAAATGACAAACCGCTGAGCAAGGTTAAACAGACCTGTGATTATGACAGCCATGACAACCCGGTCAGTTGCGGCCTGGAGATTGTGGATGAGAGCGTCACGCCGCAGGTGACGCATAAGTACAACATCAAAAACACCATTGAGTATTACTGA
- the speG gene encoding spermidine N1-acetyltransferase, translated as MSDAYTVRLRPLEREDLRFVHQLDNNASVMRYWFEEPYEAFVELSDLYDKHIHDQSERRFVVECDGENAGLVELVEINHVHRRAEFQIIISPDYQGKGLASKAAKLAMDYGFTVLNLYKLYLIVDKENEKAIHIYRKLGFKVEGELIHEFFINGEYRNTIRMCIFQQQYLEEHKTSGSTLLKPTAQ; from the coding sequence ATGAGTGATGCGTATACCGTTCGTCTTCGCCCGCTTGAGCGCGAGGACCTGCGCTTTGTCCATCAGCTCGACAACAACGCGAGCGTAATGCGTTACTGGTTTGAAGAACCCTACGAAGCGTTTGTTGAACTCTCCGATCTGTACGACAAGCATATTCACGATCAAAGCGAGCGCCGTTTCGTAGTCGAATGCGATGGCGAAAACGCCGGGCTGGTGGAACTGGTGGAGATCAACCATGTGCACCGCCGCGCCGAATTCCAGATAATCATCTCCCCGGATTATCAGGGCAAAGGGCTGGCCTCGAAAGCGGCTAAGCTGGCAATGGATTACGGTTTTACGGTGTTAAACCTGTATAAGCTCTATCTCATCGTTGATAAAGAGAATGAGAAAGCCATTCACATTTACCGCAAGCTGGGGTTTAAGGTGGAGGGAGAATTGATTCATGAGTTCTTTATTAACGGCGAGTACCGCAACACCATCCGCATGTGTATTTTCCAGCAGCAGTACCTCGAAGAACATAAAACCAGCGGCAGCACTCTGTTAAAACCCACCGCGCAGTAA
- a CDS encoding DUF1283 family protein, translating to MTSTLSKRLCLTAMLTLGAIVYTTSAMAETNRLVIESGDNAQSRQSAAMEKEQWNDTRSLRNKVNKRVEKEWDKSDVAFDAQDNCQKSSNLNAYWEPNTLRCLDRRTGRQVQ from the coding sequence ATGACTTCTACACTTAGCAAACGCCTGTGCCTCACCGCAATGCTGACGCTGGGTGCCATCGTGTACACCACTTCCGCAATGGCTGAAACCAACCGTCTGGTGATTGAATCCGGCGACAACGCACAAAGCCGTCAATCTGCGGCGATGGAAAAAGAGCAATGGAATGACACCCGTAGCCTGCGCAACAAAGTGAACAAGCGCGTGGAAAAAGAGTGGGATAAAAGCGACGTCGCGTTTGATGCCCAGGATAACTGCCAGAAAAGCAGTAACTTAAACGCGTACTGGGAACCCAATACACTGCGCTGCCTCGACCGCCGCACTGGTCGTCAGGTTCAGTAA
- a CDS encoding YnfA family protein, with product MVQPILNKRVDMLKTTLLFFATALCEILGCFLPWLWLKRSGTPLLLIPAALSLALFVWLLTLHPAASGRVYAAYGGVYVCTALLWLRVVDGVKLSIYDWLGAAIAMCGMLIIVAGWGRA from the coding sequence ATAGTTCAACCAATATTGAATAAACGTGTCGACATGCTGAAAACCACACTGCTTTTCTTTGCCACTGCGCTCTGCGAAATCCTCGGATGTTTTTTACCATGGTTATGGCTTAAACGTAGCGGCACGCCGTTATTACTCATCCCCGCAGCACTTTCCCTGGCACTGTTTGTCTGGCTGTTAACGTTACATCCGGCCGCCAGCGGGCGCGTATATGCCGCTTACGGCGGCGTTTATGTCTGCACGGCGCTGCTCTGGCTGCGCGTGGTCGATGGCGTCAAACTCAGCATTTATGACTGGCTGGGTGCCGCGATTGCGATGTGCGGAATGTTAATTATTGTTGCCGGATGGGGACGCGCCTGA